A region of the Dermacentor albipictus isolate Rhodes 1998 colony chromosome 4, USDA_Dalb.pri_finalv2, whole genome shotgun sequence genome:
ACAGATGCAACAAGTGTACTTCACCTCTTGAACCCCATTTTCTAGGCATGAACAAAAATGTCACTCGCATGGTATaattgaataaaaaagaaaagacgtaATCTCGGTGCGCTGTGAAAGAAGAAGACAAACATACAACATGTACATTCACCGAGCGCAGTTACCAGTATACTGGAAAAAGGAGAACAGCTATTGTACAGCAAAGCGACACTTCTTGGTTTTGTCACTACGCATACTTTGGCTCTTCAGTTGGAAGCTGTTTTTACGTTTGCAAGACAGATAAAATGTTCAAGCCCTACTTAGAAGCTGGCAAAGTTTAGCGTGTCATGGGAGGTCCCTAATTTTTGTTCGTCATTAATGAGACTACATCACGCAATTTCCACCATCTAACTCTTCTACCAAATAAAGAGTTTGTCAAATGCTGTCAATGCTTACAAGAATAACAACACGGTGCCCCACAACATACACGCAGAACAAGACTACGACAAAGTAGCACCAAACATTTTTCTCCATGCTCACTTGCGACAACACAGTGGGAACCTAAACGAGGGCGCTTTTTCACGCAATAGAAGGTGAAGAGTAATAAAAGACTCCAGAAAGCGACATGCAGCGGGCGCTGTGGAATGGTGGCCAGTTTCTTAAAATGAAGAAAGATCTGCCCGGGCGAGCCGTGGTGGTGCCGGACGTGCCTGCTCCTTTTGGCTGCGACACTCAAACATAGCTGCCCTGTCACGAATCCGCTTTGGCGGGGAAAGGTCCTGCTTTCGCACAATGGTCTCTGTCTGCTGAGCCGGTGACCTCGTAGGTTGTGACTTGACAGGTGATGACTTAAGAGGCGAGGTCTTCGTAGGCGAACTCTTAACAGGCGATGTCTTCACAGGTGAAGTTCTGCCAGGCGGCGGCTTCTTATCCACAACGTCGGCACCGATTTGCTTTGTGGAGTCTCTTCTCCTCTGGTCCCCCGAAGTTGCCTGCTTCGGCCAGCTCCTGACACTGGATAGCTGATGCCGCTCGTTCTCTCGATTCACTTGCCGAAGCGGGACAACGTCCACGTTCCACAGGGCGACATCTTCCGAAGTCCGCCTGAGCTTCACTTCTGCTTTGGTTGTCACCGCCTCATCCGACTGGGAGCGGCAGCCCTCAGACTTGAGCTTCTCCCTCAGCTGAGCACGGCGCTCTTCTTTGATCTTTTCGATCCGCCTGCGACTCACCTCACTCTCAACAGCTGGCACTGAAGCACTACGTGTTGCTTCAGGCTTGGGCGGGACAGGGTCAATTCGTTTTTCCTCTGCCTGGATCGGCACATTCACCTTCCGCAATTCAAGTGTGGAAGGTCTTGCACTGCCATCTGTTACAGCAACGTCTAAAACTATCTCCGCAATGGCATCACTGGCCTGTGGTTCTGAAGCCGAACACTGAGTTGTCTGTGCTGTTCCTATTTCTTCATGAAGTGCATTACTCTTGGAAACAGTGCTGGCAGTGGAAGTTTCTTCTGTGCAGCACACCCTCTCCTCTTGGTCCTCTTGGTCAAGTATGGGGTCAGACCATGGATCATAATTGGCGGAAGGAGATGATGGGTTTTTAAGTGACTGTAGCCGCATAACCTTGAGCTGTGTAAACAGGCTAGGCTGGCAGGTTTTAGAGGGACTTAAGTCTGCAGGAACATGCGCATCACCTGCTTCGAACTTCGACATGAGTTCCTTCACAGAGCCTCGTTTCTCTGAACGGGAATAGTGTGGTGGTTCAGATAAACGCTTCCTGTCGGTATCTAGACTGGTGCCATTTGATCTTGCCATTTCAGACTTTCGCTTTGCTTCAACCACTCTTACTTGTCGCGGTGATGATCTGAGCTGCACCTCATCATCACTGAAGTCAATCAGTGGTTTTGACTCATTTGGCACAGCAAAATCAACTGGCTTACCAACACTATCTAGTGGTTCTACTTCCTTTGTATTTTCTGAATCAACGCCTTCGCTTTGCCGAAGCTCCCCAGCTAAATCATCAGTGACTACAGTTCCTTGATTACATAAATTAGTCTCGCTCATGTCAGTGTTATCGACAGGACTCTGCAAATCAGAGGGAGTGGCACTTTCCAAATTGGAGCCTGCCACAACATCATGGTCAGGTAAGCAAGTAGAATTAAGTGAGATTTCAGGACTAGAATTAAGTAGAGAATTCTTCTCATTGTCAGGTGAACCCTGATCACAAATTTTTTTTGGTCCTTCACCACAGTCGCTACTAAAATCTAATAGTGCGTGTTCCATGTCCCCAGAAATGGCCTGCCCCGTGTCTGCACCACTGTCACACAACATTGGCGCTGGTTCGATTACACAAGACTCTACCTGCATCCTGCACTCTTCAGCCGAGCCCAATATTTCTTCGGCCATATCACTCATCTCAGTTGGACCTGAAACTTCTCTCTCATCCTCAACAGCTGTTGGCTCCTGAGGAGAGAGGAGGCAAAGGTTCTGGTCCTGACTTTGAGAATGCAGCATGCCCCCACAAGCATCACTCAACAATGGGCTCTCATCTAAGTAAGAGTATGGCATGGCTTCCTCATTATCTTCCTCCTCATCTGAAGAGGAACTCCGTCCATCAGCAGCCACGACACATTCCCCTTCAGCAGCAGGAACAATGCTGCTGTTCAACGCTTCCACTCTTTGAACCATGTCAACCCCTCCACACAGGCCATGCAGATCACTGTCCGAAAACGTCCGAAGGCCATCGTCCTCTGGCATCACAGACACAGGGGTCTCAAGACTCTCGTCCACAACCGAACCCGTCACAATGGATGAGTTCATGTGTTCACTGCTGTTGGCGTCGCAAACATCACTCTGCTGCACGTCGACAGGTGATGGTGTTGACCTTGAAGTTGACATATCCTGGGGCAGCAACTCGCACCCAGCACAAGGCGATGACAAGGGTGATGCTGATGTGTCAGTGTCCTCAATGTACGGAAGCGAAGCACTCATACGGTTAAGAAAGCTTGTTTCGAGGCTTGCAGCACGCGTGTCGCCAACCAGGAAGTCTGTGTCAAACTGGCAGCAGCTCATCTTAAGCGAAGTTGCGATGTCCTCGGCAAGGGACAAACTTGTCCCGACATTGCTTTCGGATTCGTCGAAGTCGGTTGAGCCGCCTGCGCTCTCACACGGACCACTCGTCTCGTCAACATCTTCAACGAAAGGGCGATGAAAGACGAGCCCACCATCAATCATTTCACGGGAGGAGTCGCCACCTTCCTCGACGGCATGAACTTCTACAAGAACCATCTTCTCATTGCTATGGTGAGGTGGGGGAATCTCCACATTCCTGAAGTGGCTCGGTGGCTGTGGGTAATCTTGAGGCGATGGGGATGTGTACGGTTCGATATCGTCAGGGCTGTGTACAGCCATTGGTTGTCGGCTCGTATAGGGAGTCAGCGAACGACTTGACTGCTGTCGTCTGTCAGCTGCCTGTTCGTTGGAAGCTGTCGCAAACGTCGGAAGCTGGGGATGAGATGAAGCATGGTGGCCGGAAGGAGCTGTGTCCATTTTGGTACATGTGCCTTCCACGTTGGCTTCCTGACTAGAGTGGAATGTGGGGGCCTGTGAGCAATCGCTGAGCCGCTGCACCTTTGGGCTGGCACCATCGCCACTGTCAGGACAGAGCTTCTGCTTTCGAGGTGACTTATGCGGGCCGACCGGTGGGGAAGCTACCCGGTCGACTCGAGCACCATTGTACTGAGAACTGAGCGCAAACGCAGCGTGCACATCTTCCAGAGACATGTCCAGGCCACCCCGTTCGAAGTAAGAGTCGTGCGAGACAGAGCGCACGTGCTTGTGTGGTCCACTTGGAGAGGAGGCAGGTGTGCTTTCAGGGAGCCACTGGAATGGCTGAACTCTTGAGGCATCTGCAAAGGGAATGAAGTGACAAAAAGCCAGAGTGAGTAGAGGTGTTGTGCTGATCACATGCAGTTTTGTATTTTGGTACATTTTCGTAACTAGGCTGCCTATGAACTACAACTTTCTTTAATGATAATAATCATTTATGAAATCACAAAAGCAGTCCTCAGAGAGCAAGTATTTCCATCGGTTGGTTTTTGATCAACATTACCACTCAGCAGAAAATGCCTTATCTCTGAGCACCATTCACACTCGGGACTTCCTCTGCAACCTGGACATTGACCACTGCCTGAATTACGGCAGTTTCACTGAAGTGACAGAAGAGTGGTAGCATGTTATGCGGCTCAGCACATGTGAAGCAAGGCAATTAGATGCGGCACTTCGCACATGCTTTGCAGCGGACTAGAGTCTTGCATTGCCAAAACGAGAAGTGATACGCACAAGACAGACTTCTTTGTGTGGGTCGCCATATACACCATGTGATGAGTAGCAAACAAGGAACACTCACTGGAGGGAATGTCTCTGAATGCACAGTCCTTACAAGTCTTAATGTGGGTGTCAAACCATTATAAATTATAAATACATTGTGAGCTGCTTGTGTAAATGCAAAAGACATGTATCTTTCTGTTTCTTAAGATGCGTCATGCATCAATAGCCACATATTGCAATCTTAAAAAAAGTGGGAATGTATGCATTAGTTGATGACTATATGCATGCTGTCAATGCTGCTATGTGTATGGGCCCCCAGGCTAATCCAGCTTCTATACCGTGTTGTTTCTCCCCTAGAAGAGGCCCAATTTTATGTTAGAAAATGAATGCGGTTAAATTCGAGCAACAATGTTGCATAGAGCAACCGCAAGCTCCTCAGAACCTCAAGAGAGCTACAAGTGCAAGCATCAACAAGCCATGATTGTGCATTGTGGGTACCCCCACATGAGACAATGAAGTGAGGCCACACTTGGCATTGCCTCTGAGATCTGTACCCTCCAACCAAAGTTTGTCATGCTTGCAACCACACAGTGGACAATGAGAAGATGTCACGCACTGCTTGGCCTCCAAGACCAGGAGCATGCACACTACTTCGGAGGTCACGTCACGTTTGACCACTCTTCATCAAACGATCAATGACCAAATCAATGACCCGTAGAGCCAATGTATAAAGACGTCCAAAATTTCTGACGCAGAAACCTTTCCCTTTCAGAATTTTCAGACTTTTTGCAGTGATAGAaagtctgaaatggcattaactGAAGCCACTAGGACTGCAATTTTGATGATCTCGCAGCCTTgaaccagcgctctcgcatgCCACCCTGCTGGCAGTCATAGCCACTGTAGCCACCATAGACATCTATTTTTGGTCCCATGGTGTTTGGTGCGTGGTTGTGTGGTCATTTTGTGTTGTCATGCGCTTTGCAATGTTAGGTATAGCTGCCTCAACGTTCACTACCAAGCTTCCTGCTGTTCGGTGCCACGTTTTTCATTCAAAGGATTTGTCGCTGTGAGCAATGGTGCTAACTCCACCTGCGTCATCTTTGCCGATGGCTTCGAAGAGTGGAAAGCCCAGCAAGGatttaagagggagctttagctcgggcccaactttgacacggcctattcaaatacatgtaaaacacagaaacatctttctgagataacccctggaccaatataaatgaaatttgttgcatttgagagagaaagttaaattctagtgactgttggaaatagaatttcgatttagggcctgaattcttttagaaagattttcaaaaattcgaaagtttgaaagaaagtagaagcacgaagtttacaaataaatagctctgcattaagaacagatatcgcggttctgtgaacaGCCTTCATTagatcatttaaagcggacaaattctatatgtcaatttatagcttacgtgaacttgttatgttgtgtacaaggggcctgcaaaagctgtattttcatattactcaatttttttagattcatgtgtgacatatcaattttgtccactttagatgtactattagatgcagttcacagaattgtgatatcacttttcacTACTGAactacagagttgtaaacttgatagttttgttttttgaGAATTTGCAATTCTTGCCCATTTTTAGTAAAGAACTGACGACCTAAATCAACAactcaaaaccaacagtcactagattttatgtttctctttcaaatgcaacaatcCTTGTCAAAACCATGCCATCGTATAGTGCCAGAATTGCTGTCGCCCATCGACACATCCAGTGCTACGAAAGTGACAGTACATCATCGAGCGTATAACATTTCTTCACACACGACATCATCATGCGCATAGCATTTTGGCACAATACGCAGAATGCTCTGCTAAGTGCTGCTAAACCAGAAGTTCGGCCTACCCGATGTCATTTGTATACAGTTACTCATTTTTGAAAGTGGTCCTCCGAAAGAGAATGCGGGCCAAGCTTGCCAACCGGTGTGCACATGTGCTGTCTGCAAGTTGGTCAGTGTGCATTTCGACCATTGTCATAATGTTGCTACAGATAGATGAAAGCGCAGTCAAATGCATGCACCCTAACTTCATCCCCTAGTAGTGCTACAGAAGTGGACTGAGCTGCAGTGGCGGAGTGATTGTAGGTTTCCTTGCAACAGTTGCTGACCGACGTTTCCCTCATTTATCATTGCCCTTGTCGTTGCAGATTTCAAGGGCTGAGCTAGTGCCACATGAGACAACTTGAAGAGGTTGCCTAGGATCATGTCGCTATTTAACACCAATGTCGCTACTTAACAGGTAAATGAACAATGCACACAAATAAACTGCTCACACGAGACAGTTGATGCAACCTTTAAACACTTAGCAGCTTGGCTTGGCTTGACTTGTAGATTGGGGTGCAATTGACAACTATTGGATAGACTAGGCTTTGAGGAGGCATAACACATGGCGGACGACTGGGCCAACGATTTCTTAAAAGTTTAAAACCAAAATAGCGCTGTTTTCACTCGACTGTATGGCCAAATAGCCTGCAGTAATGCAAGCACAGCCATAAAGTGAAACCCGCCAACGCCATGGTGTATCGAAAGCACACATTGGCAGTGGTCACAAGTACACAGCTAGGTTGTCTAGTGCGGCTGATGTTTTTCTTATAAATTTTTTATGTTATAGAGGGTACGTTTTATATTCTTATTGTAAATAGTGTTAAACCCAGTTATACAGTCGAACTCCAATATATTGAATCTGAAGGGGATGGCAAGAAAGCTTGATATACTAGGTAGATATACACAGTCTACGCTCATACAACGAACCCGCGTACAGCAGGCTTTCAGATATAATGGATCATATTTCAGTCTTAGTTtattctacctattttattaatgcaatgaaGTTCGCCTTTAACAGACCGCATTACAATGGACTGACGGCTACAGCGGtcaaaattagcggcaatttttgtcaaaatctgCCAGACTTTTGCTGTGCCAACACGGGCcgacaactgacttgcgagggtcagtcAACCACTGCAGCTCAATATCGCGCATGCGAGGGGGACGATGGCAAGATGGAAACGCACAGTCTTCTTTAGCGCGCGAagcacggggaggggggggggggggtagactcGAGAAAGAGAAAGGGGGGGTTCTACTCTGGTGGCTTCTGTTTACAGTGCGGCCGCCGTAttctgaaagcgatctgcggtgcGGACGCcttatcttgaaaacgatctgctatgtggacaaagtgcatgcCCGCATGGGCCTcattttcaaagcgatctgcagtgTGGACAAAGTgggcccagtgccggtagcttcgtatgcactgcgcttgcaacatttagtttgcattgaagcgagggACTGTAccaaggtcaattcactcgctactgctgctgctgctgccgtgcttatCTTGCATAATTTgttgtcgcaatcgatgctccgtTTTTCGGGCCAAACTGTGACgttttgtgtttgttttttatttggacgttcgtcactcactctttgcaataaagttgttagacatcacAACGAAAGTTTCGAAGCGAGGCAtttcggatattacggacttcggatAGAACGGATGTTTTTTGACGGACTATCAGGGTCCGCTGTAACGTGAGACTGTATTCACAAACATGCTCAATGTGTTCTTCAGAATGCCAAAGTTATCTGCTACCGTGGACTTCTAGCCTGCCTCAACAAGTTGGATCACTTTCAACTTCATTGCAATGTCCAAGTTGATTCTTTTCTTTAGAATTGCAGCGGCCATCGCTTACAGAAAATGACACCACAAATAGGCACTCAACCCGCGCAAGGAGGGTATGAAGATCAGAAAAAAGGAATGTTGACGTTTGAGGTAGCACGCAGGCTAGCCGAACAGCTCTACGGTGCTCATCTGACTGCTCACACGAGGCATGCAAGATgcaagaagcgaaaaaaaaaaaaaaggaaggttagcgacgtttcacttcgtcaatGCGAGTGATTCACAAGCGTATGGGTCGCCACGATGCTTCACCTCGTTTCTCCTTCCCCCCTTCGCTCAATGCCACCTATACTTTCCTCTAGGTGGCATTGCTTTGTTGCACACTCAGCACGCTCCTCCATACTTTCTCTTGCACGCAATTCTCTTCTCCACCTACAGGCACCAGAAGACCTCAAAGTGTACAACGAAGTGcattttgaagtctttggcgtggTGCCGTGTTCGATATATTGAATGTGCTGGTGGACGGCCATTCTACATACACGTGCACAAGCCCTACACATTTGCATGGGATTTTCAAGAGGATTTTACAGCTGTTTGATAGACACTGTAATTTGTTATACAGTATGTGAGTTTGGTATATCCAGGTTCGACCATAAAAAcattcaagtgccaagaaaatttcattgttataaccaattaTTGTTTTAACTGGGTTGCACGccatgaagaaatgcaacaataATCAAAACATTTTACTTACGACAGAAATTAAGGGCAAAACCAATCATTATGCAATGAAGAGAAGCCTCTTGCCGATACTAGACTGACATCATCTGTTGTGAAAATTCACGCTTTTTCACGTGGTCATAGACCTTTTGAGCATCATTGTGGTCCTTCTGAATATTCCTGTCTCCAGTGGTATACAGTAATAGTACGTTTATTTTTTACTGGCAACCACTTAGTGCACTGCTGATAATTCGCGGGCTGATGAGCCGTTTTGCATTTCGGCAGTAAGACAACAAAGTGTGGAAACCAAACGCGTGCTGGGACCACATGGCTGGGAGGGATGCTACACCTGGACACAATGAAAACGACTGAGCACACGCAGGAAAAGTTGAAGGTGCAGCCACGGAACACCTACACCACACAGCTGATTTCTCCTTTTGCTAGGTGGCCGTCTACTCGTGTTTCAGGGGGGCCCAATAGAGGGGGAGAGAGATGCACAAGACTGGCAATGCTTATATCATTGCAACCGTACTGCCCACATGCCTTACTTTCACATCGTTTtgtagaggaaagaagccattCCGAATGTAACCCTAGTGCTCATACACCTTCTGCAGCACACACAAGACACTTCATGTCACCCACTGTGGCTCTGTGTACCTAAGACAGCCTACCcaatatctttttctttttctttcgcaggATGTCTCATTGCTTTACTGCCCAGcagcatgcatgtgtgtgtggcaGCTTGAGATGTTTCCACCCACCCCCTCCCTTTCCACAGAAACACCCAGTAGCCAGGTTTAATTGTCATAACCGATAACGCACCACGTGAACATTGTTTTAAATAGTTTATTTTACCAAAGAATGCATGCAAAGGTTCACAATGCTGCGGCTGCTCATTATATCCGCTATTGTTATAGGTGGGCTCGACTGTATATGCCAAAGTCGCAACATATAAAGCTCTCAAACATTGCAGGAACCAGATTTTAGCAATGTTTTAGCTGGGAAAACATGTGAACGAGGAATGTATCAGTGGGGTTCTactgtactggcaggccttcacaGCTATTTCGAACAAggctgtggtgatttgagccttCCAGGACAGTAAAGAGCACGCATTCGTACTTTCGGACTGCCCGAGTTTTCTGATGTTCTTGTGGTGCCTAGGGAGTCTCAAAGAGCGGACGTTGACTGCATTCTATGCAGCGGCGCACGCTACCAACTTTGCCTAGCAGGCACAGTAATAGGCAAAGTCGTCAGGCAAGTTGTGGCAGCTAAGCAACTGACCCAATAAACCCAGAAGCACGCTGCAAGAATCAGCCACTAGTACATACCTGAAGACGAATTGCAAGAGTCCAGAACATCAGAGTTTCGGCCCGAGTGTCCACCACTGGAAATGAGTGACTCGGCGCTCTTGACACTCCTAAGCTGCTTGGACGCACTGTGTGTAAGGTCTGCCTCTGTAAGTGCTTTGTCCTGCgcaaaaagaaatgaacaagAATGTATAAAAGTTAGCTAGCCTGTAAACAAGTCGCACTTATTTGTAATGGTGTGCTAAAAACAGTTGTTATCTATATACGAGAAGAGCCAACAAGGATGAGGACAGGAGGCACTATCGATTAGCAGATCATTGACTAGTGACGAGTATGAAGGATCCTTTGCTATCATCATGACTAAACATGGAACAGCTGTTGCTGTCAGCCACAAAACATGCAaacatactgtatttactcgattgtAATGCACACCTGTTTTCCGCAAGCAAAAACAAAGGGGGGGAATGCTCTCGATTGTAAAACGCACCCAtttgccgtgacctaaaaaaaagaaaagttctttACAGCACcgcacacctcattctttcatacagaaatacaactttctctcatttggaaaaaaacaaGGATTTACGCTCAATGCACTGAAGTTACGATAAATAAAAGAAGTCTCAGTTTCGCCCAAAGGCGAATTATTAGGAAATATTAGATAGCAAATTATtaaacagctatacgaaaagtaaggatagtagttttaccagCCATATAAActttaaacattcacttactgactaaattaacaagcatggcatcacgtgcgcacaagcaaacataaacacgtctcactcaatgaccgtggaaactctatatcaaaatgctggagtgaggaagcgcggtagcaggagtgagggaattgacctttgtgcggcctctcgcttcaacgcaaactaagcgacgagaacacagtgcGGTGTGCCTAGATGCGGAGACTCTTGTCTctgttgcagatcgctttcaagataggggccgcgcggccgcgccgtacGTAGCAGCCACCGGTGTAGAACACCTCTCCTGTTTGTGCAAGTCTCGCACACAAGTTTCGGGAACTgcgaacgcccgtgatgcggcccgatttccgtccATCACCACAcacgtgatcgctttccttttaattgccacatcgtgatgaactcggcatgtccttgcagtcggcacttccatgctgatagagcaaacgcagaaaacaggaagatggacggtgcactaacctaagccaaaggaagcattgcctagGCACACGTACTGCAGCACAAGGAGAAAGATATGGCAGCTAGGCTCAAAGCATGTACGAGGCGGCCATACTGAAATGCCAATGGCGATGTGATAATGCAAATTTAGGAtagtactcgattctaacgtgtGGGCAATTTTTGTACCTGCTTTATCAAAAAAAAAGTTAACGTTAGAGTCGGGTAAATATGGTAAGTGATATGCCACATTTTACACATCCAACAGCTCTTGCTTTGTAACGTAGTGCTCTGTTACACTTATGCAGTGTGATTATGCACATTATAAAGGCCTAGGAAATCATCCATACCATTACTGGATCATAAATAAATGGCAAAATTTCTTGaattatatacagttaaacctggatgtaacgaacctatatgtaacgaattc
Encoded here:
- the CdGAPr gene encoding uncharacterized protein CdGAPr isoform X4, with protein sequence MPQRDAQAGFLVRLRFQVGDMVSVIDMPPADESMWWRGKRGFEVGFFPSECVQVIGDKIPHNLKIPTKPVLRKHGKLIAFFRSFLLSRPSRRKLKQSGILRERVFGCDLGEHLTNTGRDVPLVLSSCAKFIEQFGIVDGIYRLSGVTSNIQKLRVTFDEDRVPDLNEEEIRQDIHCVASLLKMYFRELPNPLLTYQLYDKFVAAMQLQGNNQLLRIREVVKELPPPHYRTLETLVRHLAVVAAHGDRTGMTAKNVAIVWAPNLLRSKDLEVASVGALHVIGVQAVLTEYLICYVDLIFNDKMPTYPSSPESVESTPRRGSRPKSLAISTPTKLLSLEEARSRALSSNLPGNPQQKYIDVGGGPESLPAKYHTVIELPHGKRGSGKLKKSPLGWKSFFARGWHSGSTREKDKHGPGLRKASTGSLPHHQSLPIQDKALTEADLTHSASKQLRSVKSAESLISSGGHSGRNSDVLDSCNSSSDASRVQPFQWLPESTPASSPSGPHKHVRSVSHDSYFERGGLDMSLEDVHAAFALSSQYNGARVDRVASPPVGPHKSPRKQKLCPDSGDGASPKVQRLSDCSQAPTFHSSQEANVEGTCTKMDTAPSGHHASSHPQLPTFATASNEQAADRRQQSSRSLTPYTSRQPMAVHSPDDIEPYTSPSPQDYPQPPSHFRNVEIPPPHHSNEKMVLVEVHAVEEGGDSSREMIDGGLVFHRPFVEDVDETSGPCESAGGSTDFDESESNVGTSLSLAEDIATSLKMSCCQFDTDFLVGDTRAASLETSFLNRMSASLPYIEDTDTSASPLSSPCAGCELLPQDMSTSRSTPSPVDVQQSDVCDANSSEHMNSSIVTGSVVDESLETPVSVMPEDDGLRTFSDSDLHGLCGGVDMVQRVEALNSSIVPAAEGECVVAADGRSSSSDEEEDNEEAMPYSYLDESPLLSDACGGMLHSQSQDQNLCLLSPQEPTAVEDEREVSGPTEMSDMAEEILGSAEECRMQVESCVIEPAPMLCDSGADTGQAISGDMEHALLDFSSDCGEGPKKICDQGSPDNEKNSLLNSSPEISLNSTCLPDHDVVAGSNLESATPSDLQSPVDNTDMSETNLCNQGTVVTDDLAGELRQSEGVDSENTKEVEPLDSVGKPVDFAVPNESKPLIDFSDDEVQLRSSPRQVRVVEAKRKSEMARSNGTSLDTDRKRLSEPPHYSRSEKRGSVKELMSKFEAGDAHVPADLSPSKTCQPSLFTQLKVMRLQSLKNPSSPSANYDPWSDPILDQEDQEERVCCTEETSTASTVSKSNALHEEIGTAQTTQCSASEPQASDAIAEIVLDVAVTDGSARPSTLELRKVNVPIQAEEKRIDPVPPKPEATRSASVPAVESEVSRRRIEKIKEERRAQLREKLKSEGCRSQSDEAVTTKAEVKLRRTSEDVALWNVDVVPLRQVNRENERHQLSSVRSWPKQATSGDQRRRDSTKQIGADVVDKKPPPGRTSPVKTSPVKSSPTKTSPLKSSPVKSQPTRSPAQQTETIVRKQDLSPPKRIRDRAAMFECRSQKEQARPAPPRLARADLSSF
- the CdGAPr gene encoding uncharacterized protein CdGAPr isoform X2; protein product: MELPKIVRRCFSADCLTHADSAEDIFDEPSTNAETGTRFPKLGECAHFHYDMMDLGTVQMSLVEWSAAGRGHDEADKENREQPANQLQPQTPQQQQTQQQQQQEQQQPTQQQQQQQQQQPTQQLQQQTQQQQTPLQQQHSNESCGGGTPASAANWWAVQVTSRERSWTLRRSYDNFRLLDEQLHRCVYDRQHSRLPELPDPADLPQEPQEREVLVRDLLSDYLCRFSCLVGNLVSCGSVLNWLELDNRGHRLLVTDESAINTPAVAAAYVTRSYAAQAPDEISFQVGDMVSVIDMPPADESMWWRGKRGFEVGFFPSECVQVIGDKIPHNLKIPTKPVLRKHGKLIAFFRSFLLSRPSRRKLKQSGILRERVFGCDLGEHLTNTGRDVPLVLSSCAKFIEQFGIVDGIYRLSGVTSNIQKLRVTFDEDRVPDLNEEEIRQDIHCVASLLKMYFRELPNPLLTYQLYDKFVAAMQLQGNNQLLRIREVVKELPPPHYRTLETLVRHLAVVAAHGDRTGMTAKNVAIVWAPNLLRSKDLEVASVGALHVIGVQAVLTEYLICYVDLIFNDKMPTYPSSPESVESTPRRGSRPKSLAISTPTKLLSLEEARSRALSSNLPGNPQQKYIDVGGGPESLPAKYHTVIELPHGKRGSGKLKKSPLGWKSFFARGWHSGSTREKDKHGPGLRKASTGSLPHHQSLPIQDKALTEADLTHSASKQLRSVKSAESLISSGGHSGRNSDVLDSCNSSSDASRVQPFQWLPESTPASSPSGPHKHVRSVSHDSYFERGGLDMSLEDVHAAFALSSQYNGARVDRVASPPVGPHKSPRKQKLCPDSGDGASPKVQRLSDCSQAPTFHSSQEANVEGTCTKMDTAPSGHHASSHPQLPTFATASNEQAADRRQQSSRSLTPYTSRQPMAVHSPDDIEPYTSPSPQDYPQPPSHFRNVEIPPPHHSNEKMVLVEVHAVEEGGDSSREMIDGGLVFHRPFVEDVDETSGPCESAGGSTDFDESESNVGTSLSLAEDIATSLKMSCCQFDTDFLVGDTRAASLETSFLNRMSASLPYIEDTDTSASPLSSPCAGCELLPQDMSTSRSTPSPVDVQQSDVCDANSSEHMNSSIVTGSVVDESLETPVSVMPEDDGLRTFSDSDLHGLCGGVDMVQRVEALNSSIVPAAEGECVVAADGRSSSSDEEEDNEEAMPYSYLDESPLLSDACGGMLHSQSQDQNLCLLSPQEPTAVEDEREVSGPTEMSDMAEEILGSAEECRMQVESCVIEPAPMLCDSGADTGQAISGDMEHALLDFSSDCGEGPKKICDQGSPDNEKNSLLNSSPEISLNSTCLPDHDVVAGSNLESATPSDLQSPVDNTDMSETNLCNQGTVVTDDLAGELRQSEGVDSENTKEVEPLDSVGKPVDFAVPNESKPLIDFSDDEVQLRSSPRQVRVVEAKRKSEMARSNGTSLDTDRKRLSEPPHYSRSEKRGSVKELMSKFEAGDAHVPADLSPSKTCQPSLFTQLKVMRLQSLKNPSSPSANYDPWSDPILDQEDQEERVCCTEETSTASTVSKSNALHEEIGTAQTTQCSASEPQASDAIAEIVLDVAVTDGSARPSTLELRKVNVPIQAEEKRIDPVPPKPEATRSASVPAVESEVSRRRIEKIKEERRAQLREKLKSEGCRSQSDEAVTTKAEVKLRRTSEDVALWNVDVVPLRQVNRENERHQLSSVRSWPKQATSGDQRRRDSTKQIGADVVDKKPPPGRTSPVKTSPVKSSPTKTSPLKSSPVKSQPTRSPAQQTETIVRKQDLSPPKRIRDRAAMFECRSQKEQARPAPPRLARADLSSF